From the Pyxicephalus adspersus unplaced genomic scaffold, UCB_Pads_2.0 Sca345, whole genome shotgun sequence genome, the window AAGAATGGAAAACCTATGCAAAGGTTTTTTTACAATTCAATGTGAcctcctgttaaaaaaatagtaatatgaaatgccattttttttgggTAGagccaattaaaataaaatagtgctGCTTAAGTAAAATACTGTTTTGGGACTGTAGCAGTAACTACAGGAAATATCCAACTTCTGTCTTCAAGAGCATGTACCAATACCCATTACATATACTACTGATCTTGATTTGTTATTAAACCCTGCCCCAAAACCATTTCTTGGATAAGCTGTGCTCAGCAGTTGTAATAGGCGTTACACAGTTGCACTGCTGTTTGTATCTGGTCCATCAATAGATCTCCTGAACTTAGAACTTCCTTTTCAGCTCAGATCATATGACTGGTACCAGGATAAGAACTTCTGGACTTCTGCAGTCAAGCACAGCAATTACTTCAATAGTTATTGTAGGAACATTAGAAACCAAAGCTGCCAATGATTTGTTAACAATTTGTTATCCTTCATTACATTATACGTTTATCGGTGCATGCCACAATTTACAATGCAATAATACTGGTTGCAGATATGCACAGAATCCCTTTAACCACTgcatcatttaaatgtaaaagtctgtcacgaaaagaaaaaaaaaggaaaccatttgAAAGGTCCAGCTTTCAGGTCTTTAAATGTTATAAGAACACAGACATCTCTAATAGTAGAATGAATATATGAGAGCAGAGAATACTAAGATGAAGGTATACTGAAAAGTGAACATTGTAACTTGCAAgaactggaaaaataaaacttacatatctcactttcccttttttttgtttttctgctgtcCCCTTATATTGCTGGGCATTGTCGGTCCGTACAATGGACAAGTATATCCTAAATGAACAGCTAACGGTCCACATAAACAACCACAGTACCTTATAtctatttactatctttttaatttaaatcaacATTCCTCCCAGTTTCTCAGTAAAAAtagttgtttaattattttatttatgaacatCTGCTTTGCTTTTGcttcaaaaattgtattttgttgcCCAAGTCCAGGATTTATCAGGCCACAGGTGATCCTCCTGCCTTTTGTCTGTTATCCATGCTCTCTTTGTGAGTCCGTACATGGGCAGCATGTGCACTCTCCAGATCAAAGGTTAAATTGCACTGAGCACACTCCCATGTTCCTCCCTGGTCTGACTTTAAACCTAAAATCTGCTTCTCTGGTGTTTTAGGGTCAGGGCTTGGAGGTCTCTcgtcctcttcttcctcctcatcctcctttaccttgtgtacaataaaaaggtGTCTATTGAGGGATATCTGGGAAGTGTAACATAAACCACAATGCACACACTGGTATGATGAGCTGTCACTTTTGTGCTGAGGTATGTGCTCAAGAAATTCTGTACCGCTATCTGCAGTAAAACCACACTTTGCACATTTGTACATTGACTTCATTTTCTTAGCATCTGGCCCTTCTTTTTCTTCAGAGTCCTCAAGTTCTTTTTTAACAGCCTTCTTGGAGCCCGATGACTGGAATGCAGAAGATAATATTATAAAACCAATggacaaatgtatatataaaaaaaaaaaaaattgaaataaagcgTGAGCCAGTAAATTAATACCAACCATCCAATACCCCTACCCACTGTCCCACTTCATACATGGATCAATCCAagcattaaaatggaactaaagttcactttaaatttaatttggctTCATTGCAAAGGGAATGggtgtcccttttgcaataagttTAGTCTAACCTGCCTAACCTGTCCCATTTGTCAAAGTTCCCATGCACACCTCTGCGTTGGATGCCAAGATACCCAGCACATCACAGTTTCCCTTTcaggtgctgggactgaatgatcCCCCATACGCCTACAACCAAGATTGGAATGAGGAGCCAAAGCAGCTCTGACCTGTCGAGGCATGCACTCCACAAGAGCTCTGAAATTGTTTGGTGATAGCTGGCAAACGTTAGAAGCAGATCTTTTAAGTCTCATGGCGTGGCATGCCTGCCTTCTTTGGGTGCATGTGCAAAATTTACCAACATCATGTGTAACAGCCAGTTTGGGCACTCTTACTGGACTGCTGCAAGCTGTGATGCAATTCATGTTCATGAACATTTCCTTACAGAAACcattaaaatattcagaaatggtCACTACAGGAGCTCTTCTCTTGGGATTGGAACAGATGACCTAAACTCACCTATACTAAACATGCATAATGAGCCTTGATGACCATGACTATGTTGCGGTTatccttccttggaccacttttgatGGACACCGTCTGCTGTGTACCAGAAACTTTCTACAAAACCTACAGTTTTGGTGATTTTCTGactgaaaataaaggttttttttattggtttggcCTCTCTAAATTTTTACACCCTGATACTAATACAGCCACaccaaagtttatatatatatatatatatatatagattttatttgtaGGTAAAGGTGGGAAGTGGGAGAAAAGTATGAGGTACTTTAAATGCTGTTTAATGAAATGATCACTGTAATTGGCTGCAGCAGGGAtcaacttaaagtgtacctatactatACTAACCTATACTCAGgggtaaaattatgttttttttttttttttttaggtgcaacaccctttaaaaaaaaaaaaaagggtgcagcacccctcCCCCTAACTCTCGGacacctaggcggtcgagaatgaatgggagcgcaaagccttcaaGGATACCTTatacgcatgcccgagcatctttggcaagcgcagaaggagcatttttgctaagagaaaaaaatttgccgatttcaCTTCTGCACAGTGAgataagcaaatttttttttccatcctacgtcacccgatctcacacctgggtcgggtgatgtaggatgaaggaCCCGGAAGAAAAGACGAATATGGTGGCCCCAGAGTGCCGGCTCAGGGAAGGTTgtcaggatgacgcaggacccgatgccggacacccctggagtgatcagtctgccctgtgtatttttttttttattaccaacataCATCGGGAGTGCATAATCTTGTGCACTGAGCCCACTAAAGCCACGGCCCTTGATTCAGGTCAATGAGGCTTAAGTGAAGTCTCAGAGGATATGAATACACTGTAGTAAAAAGTgaaagtggtttaaaaaaaacagaaggcatTTGCATGTGCCTACAATTAACAGCAGACAGTTTTCTAAGCTCAAATTCTAGTCATATGAACATAAGCACATTTTACCTGATCTTGTTCTCCACTTTGCACAGTAGCATCTGATGTCACGAGAGGAGATGAAACCTGGGTAAGTTCAGGGTTTTTGATGccatgcattaaaataatgtgattAGCCAGCATAGAAGGCTTAGCAAAAGTAGGCTTCTCTGTGCAGTAGCTGAAGAACACAAattgaacaaatgttttatttaaaaaagaaaacattttttaagccaacagaaaaaaaatatgtgcattggTATTATAATTTCTTTCACTCACTTTTCTCTAACAATTGCATAGTTCAGTTGTAAGTGAATGCTATTCAACATGTACCTTGTCAAAAGGTCAAAAGCACTACTACTATGTGAAGACCAAAAACTAATGCACCACAAACAAAAACCCACTACAACCAGAACTAAAGcctatgctgtatttttttttagcattaaagaCATATTACCAGCAAGTGTACTGTTTCTTTGTGTCATGGTCGTTTTTTACATGTCGTCGTAGGCTGGCTGTAGAGTTAAAGGAACGCTCACATTGTCGGCATGGATATCGTTTCATACTctgcaaaataaacaatattaaaatatttgaaatacattttgtagcaTGATTTCTCAGCATGTTTTGTTATCATTTTGTCCCATTATACAAGTAATAAAATGGGCTGGATAACAAGATGACATGGTACATGATT encodes:
- the LOC140345022 gene encoding zinc finger protein 592-like, encoding MKKSHGKSMKRYPCRQCERSFNSTASLRRHVKNDHDTKKQYTCCYCTEKPTFAKPSMLANHIILMHGIKNPELTQVSSPLVTSDATVQSGEQDQSSGSKKAVKKELEDSEEKEGPDAKKMKSMYKCAKCGFTADSGTEFLEHIPQHKSDSSSYQCVHCGLCYTSQISLNRHLFIVHKVKEDEEEEEDERPPSPDPKTPEKQILGLKSDQGGTWECAQCNLTFDLESAHAAHVRTHKESMDNRQKAGGSPVA